In Hydrogenothermus marinus, a single window of DNA contains:
- a CDS encoding sulfurtransferase, producing MRNFKKFSLSVAAGLAASAGIALAADKPANPNMLIWVDDAKKVFDSKGAVFVSGDSDKMFKQGHIPGSAHAFAHDLHLLNDIKKCNGLPMCKERAEKFIGSLGIDNNTKVIAYDDGRGPNASGVWYFLWLYGIDGLNGQNRMMDGGFKTWEKKGYPVETGEGSKPAPKTFKANINWDILATKEEVLKAVEDIKKNGKKSKYFILDARRFNEYVGKAQLEALAEPGKHEKVKRGGHIPGAVFFEWKKVAGNANGKPGKHLFKKVKKLKKVFYKKLKKKGFDPETDTLITYCHVGTGRGSFIFAAAKYIGIKNAKVYIGSWDEWGNDPSLPIAK from the coding sequence ATGAGAAATTTCAAAAAATTTTCTCTTTCTGTAGCAGCAGGATTAGCAGCATCAGCAGGTATTGCTTTAGCAGCAGATAAACCTGCAAACCCTAATATGCTCATATGGGTTGATGATGCGAAAAAAGTTTTCGATTCAAAAGGAGCAGTTTTTGTAAGTGGAGATTCAGACAAAATGTTCAAACAAGGTCATATTCCAGGTTCAGCACATGCATTTGCTCATGATTTACACCTTTTAAATGATATTAAAAAATGTAATGGTCTTCCAATGTGTAAAGAAAGAGCTGAAAAATTCATTGGTAGTCTTGGGATAGATAATAATACAAAAGTAATAGCTTATGATGATGGTAGAGGTCCTAACGCATCTGGTGTATGGTATTTCTTATGGCTCTATGGTATTGATGGTTTAAACGGACAAAATAGAATGATGGATGGTGGATTCAAAACTTGGGAGAAAAAAGGATATCCAGTAGAAACTGGTGAAGGTTCTAAACCTGCACCTAAAACTTTTAAAGCTAACATAAATTGGGATATCTTAGCTACAAAAGAAGAAGTTTTAAAAGCAGTAGAAGATATTAAGAAAAATGGTAAAAAATCAAAATATTTCATACTTGATGCAAGAAGATTCAATGAATATGTTGGAAAGGCTCAACTTGAAGCTCTTGCAGAACCTGGAAAACATGAAAAAGTTAAAAGAGGTGGACATATCCCAGGAGCAGTATTCTTTGAATGGAAAAAAGTTGCAGGTAATGCAAATGGTAAACCTGGAAAACATTTATTCAAAAAAGTTAAAAAACTTAAAAAAGTATTCTACAAAAAGCTAAAGAAGAAAGGATTTGACCCTGAAACAGATACACTTATTACATATTGTCACGTAGGAACAGGTAGAGGTTCATTCATATTTGCAGCTGCTAAATATATTGGTATAAAAAATGCTAAAGTTTATATTGGTTCATGGGATGAATGGGGTAATGATCCTTCTTTACCAATTGCAAAATAA
- a CDS encoding rhodanese-like domain-containing protein: MNPKVERAIYIGIIFVLAIILVSFGKKQTELQASIPLTVEQLYKKLQNPKLNIQIIDVRPYEPSEEEEDDAEDYEFYTLTHIPGAIPLPDCDESKAPKEALDHINYYLPTVIVSKEGDPKIFEKCKKKFKISQNLAGGMQAWNDAGYPTEEDEYVPPKAGGGGGCL, encoded by the coding sequence ATGAATCCAAAAGTAGAGCGTGCTATTTATATAGGAATAATTTTTGTGCTTGCAATAATACTGGTAAGTTTTGGAAAAAAACAAACTGAGCTTCAAGCTAGTATTCCTCTTACAGTTGAACAACTTTATAAAAAGTTACAAAATCCAAAATTAAATATACAGATTATTGATGTTAGACCTTATGAACCTTCAGAAGAAGAAGAGGATGATGCTGAAGATTATGAGTTTTATACATTAACTCATATTCCAGGAGCTATACCTTTACCTGATTGTGATGAAAGTAAAGCACCAAAGGAAGCTTTAGACCATATAAACTACTATTTACCAACAGTTATTGTTTCAAAAGAAGGAGATCCTAAAATTTTTGAAAAGTGTAAAAAGAAATTTAAGATATCTCAGAACTTAGCTGGTGGTATGCAAGCTTGGAATGACGCAGGATATCCAACAGAAGAAGATGAATATGTACCTCCAAAAGCTGGTGGTGGTGGAGGTTGTTTATAA
- a CDS encoding RusA family crossover junction endodeoxyribonuclease, producing MRYFLSFIPPSKANRVKIKNKRYIIPKDVSLKINRAIWELQKQQEKINKTFLVPVEVDITFILPNKRRRDLDNIMKTVGDCMVYAKILKDDNLIYKQKLEKIIIPNKEGIIIDIKKYKQNIKKINSFIESLNEFKEDIHNV from the coding sequence TTGAGATATTTTTTATCTTTTATACCTCCTTCAAAAGCTAATAGGGTAAAAATAAAAAATAAGCGCTATATAATTCCAAAAGATGTAAGCCTAAAAATAAATAGAGCAATATGGGAACTTCAAAAACAGCAAGAGAAAATAAATAAAACGTTTTTAGTGCCTGTAGAGGTTGATATAACCTTTATATTGCCTAATAAAAGAAGAAGAGACTTAGATAACATAATGAAAACCGTAGGTGATTGTATGGTTTATGCGAAAATCTTGAAAGACGATAATCTTATATATAAGCAAAAACTTGAAAAAATAATAATTCCTAATAAGGAAGGCATAATTATTGATATTAAGAAATATAAACAAAATATAAAAAAAATTAATAGTTTTATAGAAAGTTTAAATGAGTTTAAAGAAGATATTCATAATGTATGA
- a CDS encoding 4Fe-4S dicluster domain-containing protein has translation MSKRQLAMVMDLNKCIGCQTCTVACKTQWTNRNGREYMYWNNVETQPGAGYPRNWMEAGGGFDENGNLQDGIIPDMVLDYGVPWDYNHDELFGNADTDILQPDSDPVWGPNWDEDVGAGDWPNSYYFYLPRICNHCSNPGCLAACPRDAIFKREQDGIVLVDLDRCQGYRYCIAGCPYKKIYFNPKLSKSEKCIFCFPRIERGLPPACAHQCVGRIRFVGFLDDEESQVYKLVHKYKVALPLRPDFGTQPNVYYVPPVLAPPQIDESGAPIEGSERIPMEFLEKLFGPGVHEAAKTLKAEMEKRKRGEESELMDILIAYNHKDMFRLDENYYQELAKEQGLKGTEFFKIIDYRYVQGANTPKMEVKAYFDVKESSHEG, from the coding sequence ATGTCAAAAAGACAACTTGCAATGGTAATGGATTTAAATAAATGTATAGGTTGTCAAACTTGTACAGTAGCATGTAAGACTCAATGGACAAATAGAAATGGTAGAGAATATATGTACTGGAACAATGTTGAAACTCAACCAGGAGCAGGATATCCAAGAAACTGGATGGAAGCAGGTGGTGGATTTGATGAAAATGGAAACCTTCAAGATGGTATAATCCCAGATATGGTACTTGATTATGGAGTACCTTGGGATTATAACCATGATGAACTTTTTGGAAATGCTGATACTGATATTTTACAACCTGATTCAGATCCAGTATGGGGGCCAAACTGGGATGAAGATGTAGGTGCTGGAGATTGGCCAAACTCATACTACTTCTATTTACCAAGAATATGTAATCATTGTTCAAACCCAGGATGTCTCGCAGCTTGTCCAAGGGATGCAATATTTAAAAGAGAGCAAGACGGTATAGTTCTTGTTGACCTTGATAGATGTCAAGGATATAGATACTGTATAGCAGGATGTCCTTACAAAAAAATCTATTTCAATCCTAAACTTTCTAAATCAGAAAAATGTATATTCTGTTTCCCAAGAATTGAAAGAGGACTTCCTCCAGCATGTGCTCATCAATGTGTAGGAAGAATTAGATTTGTAGGATTCTTAGATGATGAAGAATCACAAGTTTATAAACTTGTTCATAAATATAAAGTAGCATTACCTTTAAGACCAGATTTTGGAACACAACCTAATGTATACTATGTGCCACCAGTACTTGCACCTCCTCAAATAGATGAAAGTGGAGCTCCTATTGAAGGTTCAGAAAGAATACCTATGGAATTCTTAGAAAAATTATTTGGACCAGGAGTTCATGAAGCAGCTAAAACTTTAAAAGCTGAAATGGAAAAAAGAAAAAGAGGCGAAGAATCTGAATTAATGGATATCCTTATAGCTTATAATCACAAAGATATGTTTAGACTTGATGAGAACTACTATCAAGAATTAGCAAAAGAACAAGGATTAAAAGGAACAGAGTTCTTCAAAATAATAGATTACAGATATGTTCAAGGTGCGAATACACCAAAAATGGAAGTAAAAGCATATTTTGATGTTAAAGAGAGTTCTCACGAGGGGTAA
- a CDS encoding molybdopterin dinucleotide binding domain-containing protein gives MLTKGPEGLYVHVGAGMLTEARAASGKRLGTQLGAQRPYIASYVGDMFAGVTVVYGEGNVGCTWDYYYTVNTQVWWGMNPNTSRIPDAHFVWEGKYNGAKVIVISPEFNSTAIHADLWIPVKAGYDAHLAMAVIDEIIQNKLYKPEFVKHFTDLPFLVRLDNKKLLRLSDIDVENPPAELDEEVYKTFEDHAEGGEFEPESCFFSWNTKTNKLTIMPGTEGNPVKTLRLHDVAWDIDPALEGTWEVTLKDGSKIKVTTVFELLKKEARKFSKEKIWKITGVHPKMVEQLARDIALPKVVQITVGFSLGKYFNGVLTHRAIASIPGLTGRLGPFGGLSTENEVAISGMGKLSGFAGKYKQRFASGFVSEFVYGNLLEDAEKLYDDEDVRRATGLSKEEYFKRVREILDNFGNDEKWKENLHEKDGKPYWDTFETVLLFADSRFRRNKGMTYKKAFLERAKFFAYVDFRMNSTAQYADIVLPAKSHYEVWDLRTNPGYHRFANLAQPPANLKPVGESKSEWEICTLIAEKLQEIALKRFEEAKKKGEPNPEKYIKIPDPTHSKTGYRDLANFVKEFTQDGKVRTDKDAVEFALENVEQFQPNTIESMRKRGGFLVLNEKAGKSSPLYPDKPYNSFENNLYMFERFETLSGRLTYYVDHPIWIELGAAVPTAKDPIRPKRFPFVLMTPHARWSIHSTYKTSTLLLRLQRGKPYVMINPEIAKKKGIKDGDEVRVFNDLGDFYAMAKLYPSAPKDAILLEHGWEPLMFKFNRNHNAVVGDLLNLLELSDGWGHLKFGGNWDGNQHAYTTSVDIEKA, from the coding sequence ATGTTAACTAAAGGACCAGAAGGTCTCTATGTTCACGTTGGTGCAGGAATGCTTACTGAAGCAAGAGCAGCATCAGGTAAAAGACTTGGAACACAGCTTGGAGCACAAAGACCATACATAGCATCTTATGTTGGTGATATGTTTGCGGGTGTTACAGTTGTTTATGGTGAAGGTAATGTAGGATGTACTTGGGATTATTACTATACTGTTAATACTCAAGTTTGGTGGGGAATGAACCCTAATACTTCAAGAATCCCTGATGCTCACTTTGTATGGGAAGGTAAATATAATGGTGCTAAAGTAATAGTTATATCTCCTGAATTTAACTCAACAGCTATACACGCTGATTTATGGATTCCTGTAAAAGCAGGATATGATGCACATCTTGCAATGGCTGTAATTGATGAAATTATCCAAAATAAACTATACAAACCGGAGTTTGTAAAACATTTCACAGATTTACCATTCTTAGTAAGACTTGATAACAAAAAATTATTAAGACTTTCTGATATAGATGTAGAAAATCCACCTGCTGAGCTTGATGAAGAAGTATATAAAACATTTGAAGATCATGCAGAAGGTGGAGAGTTTGAACCAGAAAGTTGTTTCTTCTCTTGGAATACAAAAACAAATAAATTAACAATTATGCCTGGAACAGAAGGAAATCCTGTAAAAACTTTAAGACTTCATGATGTAGCTTGGGATATAGATCCAGCTCTTGAAGGAACTTGGGAAGTTACATTAAAAGATGGTAGCAAAATAAAAGTAACAACAGTATTTGAACTTCTTAAAAAAGAAGCAAGAAAATTTAGCAAAGAAAAAATATGGAAAATAACAGGTGTTCATCCAAAAATGGTTGAACAACTTGCAAGAGATATAGCTCTTCCAAAAGTTGTTCAAATTACAGTAGGTTTCTCCCTTGGAAAATACTTTAATGGTGTATTAACTCATAGAGCTATAGCTTCAATCCCTGGATTAACAGGAAGACTTGGACCATTTGGTGGCTTATCAACAGAAAATGAAGTTGCTATATCTGGAATGGGTAAACTTTCTGGATTTGCAGGCAAATACAAACAAAGATTTGCATCTGGTTTTGTAAGTGAGTTTGTTTATGGAAACTTGCTTGAAGATGCAGAAAAACTTTATGATGATGAAGATGTAAGAAGAGCAACAGGTCTTTCAAAAGAAGAATATTTCAAAAGAGTTAGAGAGATACTTGACAACTTTGGAAATGATGAAAAATGGAAAGAAAATTTACATGAAAAAGATGGAAAACCTTACTGGGATACATTTGAAACTGTTTTACTTTTTGCAGATTCAAGATTTAGAAGAAATAAAGGTATGACTTATAAAAAAGCATTCCTTGAAAGAGCTAAATTCTTTGCTTATGTTGACTTTAGAATGAACTCTACAGCACAATATGCAGATATAGTTTTACCAGCTAAATCTCATTATGAAGTATGGGACTTAAGAACAAACCCTGGATACCATAGATTTGCAAATTTAGCACAACCACCTGCAAATTTAAAACCAGTTGGAGAATCAAAATCAGAATGGGAAATATGTACATTAATCGCAGAAAAACTACAGGAAATTGCCCTCAAAAGATTTGAAGAAGCTAAGAAAAAAGGAGAACCAAATCCTGAAAAATATATAAAAATACCAGATCCTACTCACTCAAAAACTGGATATAGAGACCTTGCAAACTTTGTAAAAGAGTTTACACAAGATGGAAAAGTTAGAACAGATAAAGATGCAGTTGAATTTGCTCTTGAAAATGTTGAACAGTTCCAACCTAATACTATTGAGTCAATGAGAAAAAGAGGTGGATTCCTTGTTTTAAACGAAAAAGCAGGAAAATCTTCTCCACTCTATCCAGATAAACCTTATAACTCATTTGAAAATAACTTATATATGTTTGAAAGATTTGAAACATTATCAGGAAGACTTACTTACTATGTAGATCATCCAATTTGGATAGAACTTGGCGCTGCTGTACCTACTGCAAAAGATCCTATAAGACCTAAGAGATTTCCATTTGTATTAATGACTCCTCACGCAAGATGGTCAATTCACTCTACATATAAAACATCTACACTCTTACTTAGACTTCAAAGAGGAAAACCTTATGTAATGATTAACCCTGAAATTGCTAAGAAAAAAGGAATTAAAGATGGTGATGAAGTAAGAGTATTTAATGATCTTGGGGACTTCTATGCAATGGCAAAACTTTATCCATCAGCTCCTAAGGATGCAATTCTATTAGAGCATGGATGGGAACCTTTAATGTTTAAATTCAATAGAAACCATAATGCAGTAGTTGGTGATCTACTCAACCTCCTGGAACTTTCAGATGGTTGGGGACATCTTAAATTTGGTGGAAACTGGGATGGTAACCAACATGCTTATACTACTTCAGTAGATATAGAAAAAGCTTAA
- a CDS encoding molybdopterin-dependent oxidoreductase, whose product MALSRRNFLKALSITGAGLTVGGNAAFAKDKALIVEDPRASYPNSSFVENMYRKEFAYTYGKKEEHGTAYHCVNCQGNCAWDVWVDNGIVTRENQVANYPQINAKIPDFNPRGCNKGVQHSQIMYEKDRILYPLKRVGKRGEGKWKRITWDEAITEIAENIYNTQK is encoded by the coding sequence ATGGCCTTATCAAGAAGAAACTTTTTAAAAGCTCTTAGCATAACAGGAGCAGGCCTTACAGTAGGTGGCAATGCTGCCTTTGCAAAAGATAAAGCTCTTATAGTAGAAGATCCTAGAGCTTCTTATCCTAATAGCTCTTTTGTTGAAAATATGTATAGAAAAGAGTTTGCTTATACTTATGGGAAAAAAGAGGAGCATGGAACAGCTTATCACTGTGTTAACTGTCAGGGTAATTGTGCTTGGGATGTATGGGTTGATAATGGAATAGTTACAAGAGAAAACCAAGTAGCAAACTATCCACAAATCAATGCAAAAATACCTGACTTTAACCCAAGAGGTTGTAATAAAGGGGTTCAACACTCACAAATAATGTATGAAAAGGATAGAATCTTATATCCTCTTAAGAGAGTTGGTAAAAGAGGAGAAGGTAAATGGAAAAGAATTACATGGGATGAAGCTATTACAGAAATAGCAGAAAATATTTACAATACACAGAAATAG
- a CDS encoding YeeE/YedE thiosulfate transporter family protein: MEYMHPLIMGLITGALFGIVLHKVGAIRYSRVEGLLLLRDLKIMKFAFTAIATASIIYGLVDIFGLAEQTNIIPRIMPFMGIAHLVGGFLFGISMGAAGFCPGTCVARVGAGKFIAIGGVIGLILGIVLYSMTQPALVEAGILGTKEKLTLYGLLGVPYGTLAVAWGTLFLIFALIANWLDPAKKFEEGKPFLSIKEEWHWLPSGIAAGLIITWATAQGEYLGFSGATLALVGWISHAIGHPLAVVPRINEGIIWHAGLIIGVLPGAFLSAIISRTFKFDVVPPSFAETVTPIPWVRILLVFFAGIGLAYGAMIGGGCTTGAFISAYPTLSIGSMAMSATYFIVGILTAHLIYFGRWSKFLETKPDADKVYD; the protein is encoded by the coding sequence ATGGAATATATGCATCCTTTAATAATGGGTCTAATCACAGGAGCCTTATTTGGTATTGTTCTTCATAAAGTTGGAGCTATTAGATACTCAAGGGTTGAAGGTCTTTTACTTCTTAGAGATTTAAAAATAATGAAATTTGCATTTACTGCTATTGCAACTGCTTCTATTATTTATGGACTTGTTGATATTTTTGGACTTGCTGAACAAACAAATATAATCCCAAGGATTATGCCATTTATGGGTATTGCTCACCTTGTTGGTGGATTTTTATTTGGTATTTCTATGGGAGCAGCAGGATTTTGTCCTGGTACTTGTGTTGCAAGAGTAGGAGCAGGTAAGTTTATAGCTATTGGTGGAGTAATAGGTTTAATATTAGGTATTGTACTTTATAGTATGACTCAACCAGCTCTTGTAGAAGCAGGAATCCTTGGAACTAAAGAAAAATTAACTCTTTACGGACTTTTAGGTGTTCCATATGGTACTTTAGCAGTAGCTTGGGGCACTTTATTCTTAATATTTGCCCTTATAGCAAACTGGCTTGATCCTGCTAAAAAATTTGAAGAAGGTAAACCTTTCCTTTCAATAAAAGAAGAATGGCACTGGCTTCCATCTGGAATAGCTGCTGGATTAATAATTACATGGGCAACTGCTCAAGGGGAATATCTTGGATTTTCTGGAGCTACACTTGCTCTGGTTGGATGGATATCTCATGCAATAGGGCATCCTTTAGCTGTAGTTCCTAGAATTAATGAAGGAATTATTTGGCATGCAGGATTAATTATAGGTGTTTTGCCGGGAGCATTTTTAAGTGCAATAATATCAAGAACATTCAAATTTGATGTTGTTCCACCTTCTTTTGCAGAAACAGTTACTCCAATTCCATGGGTAAGAATACTTCTTGTATTCTTTGCAGGAATCGGTCTTGCATATGGTGCTATGATTGGTGGTGGATGTACAACAGGTGCATTCATATCTGCATATCCCACTTTATCAATAGGTTCTATGGCAATGAGTGCTACTTACTTTATTGTAGGGATCTTAACAGCACATCTTATTTACTTTGGAAGATGGAGCAAGTTCTTAGAAACTAAACCTGATGCTGATAAAGTTTATGACTAA
- the purL gene encoding phosphoribosylformylglycinamidine synthase subunit PurL has protein sequence MDEKILSAHGLNLEEYKRIIQLINREPNEIELGIFGALWSEHCSYKSSKPFLKVFPTEAPWVIQGPGENAGVVEIDDKYAVAFKVESHNHPSYIEPFHGAATGVGGIIRDILSMGARPVAAFDSLRFGDPRNDGNRKNIKDSKPIIKGVVKGIGFYGNCIGVPTIGGEAVFDEVYAGNPLVNAFCIGILEKDKIFKARATKVGQRMVMVGSATGRDGIHGATMASAEFSEETEDKRPNVQIGDPFFGKRLVECTLEVMQKGLIVGCQDFGAAGLAGSTSEFGAKSGMGVKVYLENVPLREEGMTPYEILLSESQERMLYAVDKDKVDEVIKIAKFYGLEAADIGETTDTKRMEVFYKGEKVVDLPISAIVDDAPVYNRPRKKPDYLDKVKEFDENKLPEKDIKESIKKVLSSPTIAKKDWIYSQYDHEVGVNTIVKPGSDSAVLRVRWAVKPEINSKKAVAISSDGNGRWVYLNPYEGGKRVVAEAVRNVYVSGAKPLAITDCLNWGNPENPEIMWQFEQATKGMADACKKLNTPVIGGNVSLYNETVLEDKRINIYPTPVVVAVGVLDNPEDAIPSFYQDEEDIIAIIGEVDKKPTINGSEYLKEVYGKVEGDIPPIDLDIELKLSKFIRENKDLIKSAHDVSDGGLITATLESAFINEKTFGIDLNIDTTYRPDFELFDEMRSLVVISADKESINKLKDIAEKEGIGFKIIGKVKADEKLNLNINGIKIEEDMNLLRDLWENRLKKMLD, from the coding sequence ATGGACGAAAAAATTTTATCTGCCCATGGTTTAAACCTTGAAGAATATAAAAGAATTATCCAGTTAATAAATAGAGAGCCTAATGAGATAGAACTTGGAATATTTGGAGCATTATGGAGTGAGCACTGCTCTTATAAATCTTCAAAACCATTTTTGAAAGTATTTCCTACAGAAGCACCTTGGGTAATACAAGGCCCAGGTGAAAATGCAGGGGTTGTAGAAATAGATGATAAATATGCAGTAGCTTTTAAAGTAGAAAGTCATAATCATCCATCTTATATAGAACCTTTCCATGGAGCCGCTACAGGAGTAGGTGGAATAATAAGAGATATTTTATCTATGGGAGCAAGGCCTGTAGCTGCATTTGATAGTTTAAGGTTTGGAGATCCAAGAAATGATGGAAATAGAAAAAATATAAAAGATTCAAAACCTATAATAAAGGGAGTTGTTAAAGGAATAGGATTTTATGGAAATTGTATAGGTGTACCTACAATTGGTGGAGAAGCCGTATTTGATGAAGTTTATGCTGGAAATCCTTTAGTAAATGCTTTTTGTATTGGAATCTTAGAAAAAGATAAAATCTTCAAAGCAAGAGCTACAAAAGTAGGTCAAAGAATGGTAATGGTAGGCTCTGCTACAGGTAGAGATGGAATACATGGTGCTACAATGGCATCTGCTGAATTTTCAGAAGAAACAGAAGACAAAAGACCAAATGTTCAGATAGGGGATCCTTTCTTTGGTAAAAGACTTGTTGAATGTACATTAGAAGTTATGCAAAAAGGTTTAATTGTTGGATGTCAAGATTTTGGAGCAGCAGGGCTCGCAGGTTCTACTTCTGAATTTGGTGCTAAATCTGGTATGGGAGTAAAAGTTTATCTTGAGAATGTGCCATTAAGAGAAGAAGGAATGACACCTTACGAAATTCTTCTTTCAGAATCTCAAGAAAGAATGCTTTATGCTGTAGATAAAGATAAAGTTGATGAAGTGATAAAAATAGCAAAATTTTATGGACTTGAAGCGGCAGATATTGGAGAGACTACAGATACTAAAAGAATGGAAGTTTTTTATAAAGGTGAAAAAGTTGTTGATCTTCCTATCTCTGCAATAGTTGATGATGCCCCTGTTTATAATAGACCAAGAAAAAAACCAGATTATTTAGATAAAGTAAAAGAGTTTGATGAAAATAAACTTCCTGAAAAAGATATAAAAGAATCAATAAAAAAAGTTTTATCTTCTCCAACAATAGCAAAAAAAGATTGGATATATAGTCAGTATGATCATGAAGTTGGAGTTAACACTATTGTTAAGCCAGGTAGTGATTCAGCAGTTTTAAGAGTAAGATGGGCTGTAAAACCTGAAATAAACTCAAAAAAAGCAGTAGCAATATCTTCTGATGGAAATGGTAGATGGGTATATTTAAATCCATATGAAGGTGGTAAAAGAGTTGTAGCTGAAGCAGTTAGGAATGTTTATGTTTCTGGAGCAAAACCTTTAGCTATTACAGATTGTTTAAACTGGGGAAATCCTGAAAATCCAGAAATTATGTGGCAGTTTGAACAAGCTACAAAAGGTATGGCTGATGCTTGTAAAAAATTGAATACACCTGTAATTGGTGGAAATGTTTCTCTTTATAATGAAACAGTTTTAGAAGATAAAAGAATTAATATATATCCAACACCTGTAGTTGTAGCTGTTGGTGTTTTAGACAATCCAGAAGATGCTATACCTTCTTTTTATCAAGATGAAGAAGACATTATAGCTATAATTGGAGAAGTTGATAAAAAGCCAACTATAAATGGCAGTGAGTACTTGAAAGAAGTTTATGGAAAAGTAGAAGGAGATATTCCACCAATAGATTTAGACATAGAGTTGAAGCTTTCAAAATTTATTAGAGAAAATAAAGATTTAATAAAATCTGCTCATGATGTTTCAGATGGTGGATTAATAACTGCCACTTTAGAATCTGCATTTATTAATGAAAAAACTTTCGGAATTGATTTAAATATAGATACTACATATAGGCCAGATTTTGAACTTTTTGATGAAATGAGAAGTTTGGTAGTAATATCTGCAGATAAAGAAAGTATAAATAAACTTAAAGATATTGCTGAAAAAGAAGGAATAGGATTTAAGATTATTGGAAAAGTAAAGGCTGATGAAAAACTAAATCTTAATATTAATGGTATTAAAATAGAAGAAGATATGAATTTATTAAGAGATTTATGGGAAAATAGACTTAAAAAAATGCTTGATTAA
- a CDS encoding MgtC/SapB family protein has product MEFISYSLDKELLIKIILSILLGLIIGLEREHKAKEEKEVFVGIRTFPLITVLGCLSALIYENYFEGIFYFTFGALILFTIIKFYLDFSRDRGVTTEVTAIISFLIGVLTYYNYIYIAVFLTIIITFLLALKTRLETFAKGLSQEDIFSILKFILITIVVYPLLPDKDFGPFNAFNLKDIWKVVIIVSTLDFIGYVLLKWKGGKVIWITGVIGGLVSSTAVSYELAKKSKEIPSITESTTVGIALAWAIMNIRVLVLSSLFSYELTKSLAIPLLITTLIYLVIIFVKYKDEFIYKKETQKEINIENPYDIWSAIQFGIIYAVVLFVIKALKFYIGSTGIYIGSFISGVIDVDAITLSLSQMVKDNPSFLEIAIKGILIAVISNSFFKYGYIFAFGNKTLSKNMLIFLTVITIICGFFIIFV; this is encoded by the coding sequence ATGGAATTTATTTCATATTCTTTAGATAAAGAATTACTTATCAAAATAATATTATCTATTTTATTAGGATTAATAATTGGATTAGAAAGAGAACATAAAGCTAAAGAAGAAAAAGAAGTTTTTGTTGGAATAAGAACATTTCCATTAATTACAGTTCTTGGCTGTTTATCAGCTTTAATCTATGAAAATTATTTTGAAGGTATTTTTTATTTTACGTTTGGAGCTTTAATTTTATTTACAATAATAAAATTTTACTTAGATTTTTCTCGTGATAGAGGTGTTACAACAGAAGTAACGGCAATAATATCTTTTTTAATTGGTGTTTTAACCTATTATAACTATATCTATATAGCAGTTTTTTTAACAATAATAATTACTTTCTTATTAGCCTTAAAAACACGACTTGAAACTTTTGCAAAAGGTTTATCTCAAGAAGATATATTCTCTATTTTAAAATTTATTCTTATTACTATAGTTGTATATCCATTACTTCCTGATAAAGATTTTGGGCCTTTTAATGCTTTTAATTTAAAAGATATTTGGAAAGTAGTAATTATAGTTTCTACATTAGACTTTATTGGATATGTACTTTTAAAATGGAAAGGTGGGAAAGTAATATGGATAACTGGAGTAATTGGAGGTCTTGTATCAAGTACTGCAGTAAGTTATGAACTTGCCAAAAAATCAAAAGAAATACCTTCAATTACTGAATCTACAACTGTTGGTATAGCTTTAGCTTGGGCTATTATGAATATTAGAGTTTTAGTATTATCAAGTTTATTTTCTTATGAACTTACAAAAAGTTTAGCTATTCCTTTATTAATAACAACTTTAATATATTTAGTTATTATCTTTGTAAAATATAAAGATGAGTTTATTTATAAAAAAGAAACACAAAAGGAGATAAATATTGAAAATCCGTATGATATTTGGTCTGCTATTCAATTTGGGATAATTTATGCTGTTGTCTTATTTGTAATTAAAGCTCTTAAATTTTATATAGGTAGTACAGGAATTTATATTGGAAGTTTTATATCTGGAGTTATTGATGTTGATGCTATCACATTGTCTTTATCTCAAATGGTTAAAGATAATCCTTCATTTCTTGAAATTGCAATAAAAGGAATTTTAATTGCTGTTATATCAAATAGTTTTTTCAAATATGGTTATATATTTGCTTTTGGAAATAAAACACTTTCTAAAAATATGCTTATATTTTTAACTGTTATTACCATTATTTGTGGATTTTTTATAATATTTGTCTAA